In a genomic window of Nothobranchius furzeri strain GRZ-AD chromosome 14, NfurGRZ-RIMD1, whole genome shotgun sequence:
- the LOC107380931 gene encoding gamma-crystallin M3, translated as MGRIIFYEERNFQGRSYECSSDCSDVHMHLNRCNSCRVENGCFVVYDRSNFMGNQVFLRRGEYSDFQYMGSMTGMAMMDTIRSCRIIPMHRGQFRMRIYERENFGGQMHELMDDCESLQERFYMSECQSCNVMDGHWLMFEQPNFRGRMMYVRPGEYRNLRDMGMSNIMRISSIRRITDVC; from the exons atgggcagg ATCATTTTCTACGAGGAGAGGAACTTCCAGGGCCGCTCGTATGAGTGCAGCAGCGACTGCTCCGACGTCCACATGCACCTGAACCGCTGCAACTCCTGCAGGGTGGAAAACGGGTGCTTTGTGGTGTACGACCGCTCCAACTTCATGGGTAACCAGGTGTTCCTGAGGAGAGGCGAGTACTCTGATTTTCAGTACATGGGCAGCATGACGGGCATGGCCATGATGGACACCATTCGCTCCTGCCGTATCATCCCCATG CACCGGGGACAGTTCAGGATGAGGATCTACGAGAGGGAGAACTTCGGAGGCCAGATGCACGAGCTGATGGATGACTGTGAGTCTCTCCAGGAGCGGTTTTACATGTCCGAGTGCCAGTCGTGCAACGTGATGGACGGCCACTGGCTGATGTTCGAGCAGCCCAACTTCAGAGGCCGGATGATGTACGTGAGGCCAGGGGAGTACAGGAACCTCAGGGACATGGGGATGAGCAACATCATGAGAATCAGCTCCATCAGACGCATCACGGACGTGTGCTGA
- the LOC107380932 gene encoding gamma-crystallin M3, which produces MTMGRIIFYEEKNFQGRSYETSSDCPELTSYLSRCNSCRVESGLFMVYEKPNFMGQQILVRRGEYPENQRLMGLSTSDCIRSCRMIPMHRGPFRMRIYERENFGGQMHELLEDCDNMMDRFRMSECQSCNVMDGHWLMFEQPSYRGQMLYLRPGEYRNLRDMGMSHLTRFSSIRRIMDSC; this is translated from the exons ATGACCATGGGGAGG ATCATTTTCTACGAGGAGAAGAACTTCCAGGGCCGGTCCTACGAGACCAGCAGCGACTGCCCGGAGCTGACCTCCTACCTGAGCAGGTGCAACTCCTGCAGGGTGGAGAGCGGCCTCTTCATGGTCTACGAGAAGCCCAACTTCATGGGCCAGCAAATCCTGGTGAGGAGGGGCGAGTACCCGGAAAACCAGCGCCTGATGGGATTGAGCACCAGCGACTGCATCCGATCCTGTCGCATGATCCCGATG CACCGGGGTCCCTTCCGAATGAGGATCTATGAGAGGGAGAACTTCGGAGGCCAGATGCACGAGCTGCTGGAGGACTGCGACAACATGATGGACCGCTTCCGCATGTCCGAGTGCCAGTCCTGCAACGTGATGGATGGCCACTGGCTGATGTTCGAGCAGCCCAGCTACAGAGGCCAGATGCTGTACCTCAGGCCGGGGGAGTACAGGAACCTCAGGGACATGGGCATGAGCCACCTGACCAGGTTCAGCTCCATCAGGCGCATCATGGATTCCTGTTAG